A genomic region of bacterium contains the following coding sequences:
- a CDS encoding cyclase family protein: MQIIDLSLALKGYGPEPDPPKIKYMSHKTGAFLLGLGALLCKSNSFIGHLKNFILYLIGNYRITSKDFPDQMGIALEEIKTDTHAGTHLDAPWHFGPTAENKPAKTIGEVPLQWCYSDGVVLDLRHKKAGEFITIEDIKSALQKINYQIKPDDIVLIMTGWDKFQDSKEYLNHPGMSEEATLWLIEQGVKIMGIDAFGFDRGWQAMFDDYIKTKDAKYLWPAHFVGRKKEYCHIEKMANLDKIPKPYGFKVICFPVNIEKAGAGWTRAVAIIE; encoded by the coding sequence ATGCAGATAATAGATTTAAGTTTGGCGTTAAAAGGTTATGGTCCAGAGCCTGACCCACCTAAAATTAAGTATATGAGTCATAAGACAGGGGCATTTTTACTTGGATTAGGGGCTTTGCTCTGTAAAAGTAATTCATTCATAGGACATCTAAAAAATTTTATCCTCTATTTAATCGGCAACTATAGAATTACCTCAAAAGATTTTCCTGACCAGATGGGGATAGCCTTAGAAGAGATTAAAACCGATACCCATGCTGGAACTCATCTTGATGCCCCCTGGCATTTCGGTCCTACTGCTGAAAACAAACCGGCTAAAACTATTGGTGAAGTCCCACTCCAATGGTGCTACTCAGATGGCGTCGTGCTTGATTTAAGACATAAAAAGGCAGGTGAATTTATCACCATCGAGGATATAAAATCTGCCTTGCAAAAGATTAATTACCAGATTAAACCTGATGACATCGTCCTGATTATGACCGGCTGGGATAAATTTCAAGATAGTAAAGAATATCTAAATCATCCTGGAATGTCTGAAGAAGCAACTTTATGGCTAATTGAGCAAGGAGTAAAGATAATGGGGATTGATGCCTTTGGTTTTGACCGCGGTTGGCAGGCGATGTTTGATGATTATATTAAAACAAAGGATGCTAAATATCTCTGGCCCGCCCATTTTGTCGGCAGAAAAAAGGAATACTGCCACATCGAAAAAATGGCAAATCTGGATAAAATACCAAAACCGTATGGGTTTAAAGTTATTTGTTTTCCAGTAAATATAGAAAAGGCAGGAGCTGGTTGGACAAGAGCCGTGGCGATTATTGAATAA